From one Rhineura floridana isolate rRhiFlo1 chromosome 4, rRhiFlo1.hap2, whole genome shotgun sequence genomic stretch:
- the LOC133382992 gene encoding uncharacterized protein LOC133382992 has protein sequence MTPTHSGAPGTDASRAEVSTKGAGATHRPHIREALAYASSLNALPIGGRLLNFGGRWLRLTKVSWIRDLFSYGYTIEFWATPSDRFHPSPCPRAPARHNIMQTAIHHLLDIAAIEPVPTTERSEGVSSLLFAVPKRDLSWRAVLDLKFVNRFVTYHRFKMESLHSITESLHEGDFLASIDLKEAYLHVPICIAHRKFLRFAFGHQHFQYRAMPFGLSSAPRVFTKVLLILVAYLRTQGVHTYPYLDDLLIRAKSEELAHHHPQCFAGLRLACQLRQKSSPTNPTPTTSRGNVGHPAGNGLLGSRSHHCHHKHRKVPDATNIRRRHASRQSARDVYIYNPHCAMGSSPHSAPSMDSVAFSKRHCQLQPSQSSLEPRTAPLLRLVDQGSTPLQGHVVQRTPQNRCNHRCQPHRLGSPLQLPVRSGGLVQHRAIPKHQLAGTKGCPLSSMSFSVSVPFASCAHSNRQHVCKITFEQTGGHQVSSSAGLSLPHLCLGRTTSTIPESRAPQRDLECDSRLAQQTTGLSGRMETSSSHFPSSPVSVRRPISRPVCLQLQLPASQVLCPIPGLNSRSSGCSDNTVARRSIVRLSSHTIVSQNLEEGANRKGTAGSDSTILATPTVVLRSSGNVNDGSLDTSSKARPSIPGSSTAPGPYLVQSNSVAFERGHLRLAGLSDAVIDIILASRRPSTTRIYQHTWVAFSKWCQSHHHDPSQATVHQVLQFLHSGFMMGLRPNTLRRHASTLSSILSVSSPGDHISSHPFIKRFLRGVALRSPAVVHRFPSWSLPKVLQALQRPPFEPIRTVPLRILSFKVLFLIAITSARRVLELGALSSARHLCVFHKDSVVLETDPSFRPKVDCVPLQPGHCFAFLLPESYPSSREGLAFVGCPEGSQDLPV, from the coding sequence atgaccccaacgcattcaggggctcctggaaccgacgcttccagggcagaggtcagtaccaagggcgcaggggcaactcatcgtcctcatataagggaggccctcgcctacgcaagtagtcttaacgccctccccataggtggcagattacttaattttggaggtcgatggctgcgccttactaaggtctcctggatcagggaccttttcagttatggttataccatagagttctgggcaaccccatcagacagattccacccgtctccttgcccaagggcaccagccaggcacaacattatgcagacagctatacaccacctcttggacatagcggcgatagagccagttcccacaactgagaggtcagaAGGGGTgtcctccctcctatttgctgtgccaaaacgagatttatcatggagggcggtattggacctcaagtttgtcaaccgttttgtaacatatcacaggttcaaaatggaatcactccactccattacagagagtctgcatgaaggagacttcctggcttctatcgaccttaaggaagcgtatctccatgtgcccatttgcatagcccacagaaagtttcttcggtttgcttttggccaccagcattttcaatatagagcgatgccattcggcctctcctctgctccaagagtgtttaccaaggtgctactcatcctagtggcttacctccggacccaaggggttcatacctacccatatttggatgatttgctaatacgggccaagtcggAGGAACTGGCTCAtcatcaccctcaatgttttgcaggcctacggctggcttgtcaacttcgacaaaagtcatctccaaccaacccaacgcctactacatctaggggcaatgttggacaccctgcaggcaatggtcttcttggctccagatcgcatcactgccatcacaagcatcgcaaggtccctgatgcaacaaacatccgcagacgtcatgcttctcgccagagcgctcgggatgtttatatctacaatccacattgtgccatgggctcgagcccacactcggccccttcaatggattctgttgccttttcaaaaagacattgccagctccaaccatcgcaaagttcgcttgagccccgcactgcgcctctccttcggctggtggaccaaggttcaacacctcttcaagggcacgtcgttcagagaaccccgcagaaccgttgtaaccacagatgccagcctcataggttggggagcccactgcaactcccagtacgttcagggggtttggtccaacacagagcaatcccaaagcatcaactggctggaactaaaggctgtccacttagctctatgtcattttcagtctctgttccctttgcatcatgtgctcattcgaacagacaacacgtgtgtaaaatcacatttgaacagacaggggggcaccaggtctcgtcctctgcaggacttagcctccctcatctttgtctgggcagaacaacatctacaatccctgaaagcagagcacctcagagggatttggaatgtgacagcagactggctcagcagacaacaggtctttccgggagaatggaaacttcatccagccattttccatcgtctccagtgtcggttcggcgccctatcagtcgacctgtttgcctccagttgcaattgccagcttcccaggtactttgcccgatacctggactcaacagcagaagcagtggatgctctgacaacaccgtggccagacggtctattgtacgcctttcctcccataccattgttagccaaaaccttgaggaaggcgcgaaccgaaagggcacagctggttctgatagcaccattttggccacgccgaccgtggttctcagatcttctggcaatgtcaatgatggatccttggacacttccagtaaggccagaccttctatcccagggtccagtactgcaccaggaccctacttggttcaatctaacagcgtggcgtttgaacggggacatttgaggttagctggactgtctgacgctgtgattgatattattttggcctcgagaagaccatctaccacccgtatttatcaacatacctgggtggctttctccaagtggtgtcagtcccaccaccatgatccatcccaggccactgtgcatcaggtgctccaatttctccatagcggctttatgatgggacttcgacccaacactctacgtcgacatgcgtccactctgtcgtccattctctcagtgtcctctcctggagatcatatttcctcacatccgttcatcaaacgttttttgaggggagtcgccctacgctctccggctgttgtccatcggtttccctcatggagtttgccgaaggttctgcaggctttgcaacgccctccgtttgaacccatcaggactgtgcctcttcgtatactgtccttcaaggtcttgttcctgatcgcaatcacatctgctagACGAGTtttggagttgggcgcattgtcttccgctcgccatctctgcgtcttccataaggactctgttgtactggaaactgatccttccttccgtcccaaggttgattgtgttccattgcaaccaggacattgttttgccttccttttgcctgaatcctacccatcctctcgagaaggcttggcattcgttggatgtccggagggctctcaagacctacctgtctag